In Micrococcales bacterium, the genomic stretch GAATTGCGCCACCCCGTAGGCGGCGCGCGCCCGGTTGGTGCTCAACCCGACAAGGAACCAAGTCTGGGCCTCTGCCAGGAGGCGTGCCACCAGGTCATCGGTGCCGTACAGGTCCAGGTCGCGGGCCCCCGCCGGGCCAGGCAAGTGGCACACCTCACCGTCCTCGCTCACGTCCCCTCCGCACGCCGCACGATCTCGCCCTTCGCCGCTGCCGTTTCGCGCAGGTCTGCCTGGAAGTCACGCATGCGCTGCCGCAGATCCGCGTCCGACGCGGCCAGGATCCGCACCGCCAGCAACCCGGCGTTGCGCGCGTTCCCGATGGCCACGGTGGCCACCGGCACGCCGGCGGGCATCTGCACGATGGACAACAGGGAGTCCAGTCCGTCCAGGCGGGCCAAGGGCACCGGCACGCCGATGACCGGCAACGGCGTCACCGCGGCGAGCATCCCGGGCAGGTGGGCAGCGCCGCCAGCCCCCGCGATGATCACCCGGAACCCTCGATCGGCGGCCGTCCGTCCGAACTCGAGCATCTCGTCGGGCATGCGGTGAGCGGACACGACGTCCTTGTGACAGGCGATGCCGAACTCCGCGCACGCCTTGACGGCCTCGGACATGACCGGCCAGTCCGAGTCGCTGCCCATGACCACGGCGACCTGCGGCTCACTCATCGATGACTCCTCGGAAGTAGTCGGCGGCATGCCACGCACGGTCGCGCAATGCCTGTTCGTCGTCGCCCAGTGCGGTCACATGGCCGACCTTGCGCCCGGGCCGCACGTCCTTGCCGTACAGATGGATCTTCAACCCCGGATCGCGGGCCATGACATGCCGGAAAGCGATGTGCAGGTCCGGCAGGTCGCCGCCGAGGATGTTGACCATCACAGCGATCGGCTGGCGGGGCCGGGGGTCGCCCAGTGGCATGTCGAGGACCGCGCGCAGGTGGTTCTCGAACTGCGAGGTGCGCGCCCCCTCGATGCTCCAGTGACCGGAGTTGTGCGGGCGCATGGCCAACTCGTTGATCACCAGGCCGCCGGGGGTGTCGAACATCTCCACGGCGAGCATGCCCACGACCCCGAGTTCCTTGGCCACCCCGAGCGCCAGCGCCTCGGCCGCCTCCGCCGACGCCCCGTGCGGTACGGCGGGCGCCACCACCTCCACACAGATGCCGTCGGTCTGCACGGTGCGCACCGGCGGGTACGCCACAGCCTGTCCGTGCGGCGACCGGGCCACCTGGACGGCGATCTCCTGCGTGAAGCCCACCAACTCCTCGACGATCCACACAGCACCCGGCCCGAGATCGTGGGACATCACCTCGCGTGCGGCAGCGAGGTCGTCGACGACCCAGACGCCCTTGCCGTCGTAGCCGCCCTTGGAGGCCTTGAGGACCTTCGGCCATACCGTGCTGAACGCGTCGACCTCCTGCGCTGAACCCACGACCTGCCAGGCCGGCACCGGGAAGCCCGCGCCCTGCAGCCGGCGGCGCATGTCGGCCTTGTCCTGTGCGTAGAGCAGGGCCTCGGAGCCCGGGTACACGGCGACGCCGTCGGCCTCCAACGCGCGGATGATCTCCTGCGGCACGTGCTCGTGGTCGAACGTGACGACGTCCACCGACTGCGCCAGTTGACGGATGGCGTGGGCATCGGCGGGACCGCCCACGGACATCGCCGGAATCACCTGGGAGGCGCTGTCGTGTCCCGAGTCGGCCAGCACGTGCAACTGGATGCCCAGCGCGATCGCCGGCTGCTGGCTCATGCGGGCCAACTGCCCGCCGCCGATGATGCCGACCCGGGGTGTGCCCGGGGGAAGATCAGGCACCGGGCAGTCCGAGGTCA encodes the following:
- the purE gene encoding 5-(carboxyamino)imidazole ribonucleotide mutase; translation: MSEPQVAVVMGSDSDWPVMSEAVKACAEFGIACHKDVVSAHRMPDEMLEFGRTAADRGFRVIIAGAGGAAHLPGMLAAVTPLPVIGVPVPLARLDGLDSLLSIVQMPAGVPVATVAIGNARNAGLLAVRILAASDADLRQRMRDFQADLRETAAAKGEIVRRAEGT
- a CDS encoding 5-(carboxyamino)imidazole ribonucleotide synthase, with the translated sequence MPDLPPGTPRVGIIGGGQLARMSQQPAIALGIQLHVLADSGHDSASQVIPAMSVGGPADAHAIRQLAQSVDVVTFDHEHVPQEIIRALEADGVAVYPGSEALLYAQDKADMRRRLQGAGFPVPAWQVVGSAQEVDAFSTVWPKVLKASKGGYDGKGVWVVDDLAAAREVMSHDLGPGAVWIVEELVGFTQEIAVQVARSPHGQAVAYPPVRTVQTDGICVEVVAPAVPHGASAEAAEALALGVAKELGVVGMLAVEMFDTPGGLVINELAMRPHNSGHWSIEGARTSQFENHLRAVLDMPLGDPRPRQPIAVMVNILGGDLPDLHIAFRHVMARDPGLKIHLYGKDVRPGRKVGHVTALGDDEQALRDRAWHAADYFRGVIDE